The following coding sequences are from one uncultured Desulfobacter sp. window:
- a CDS encoding chemotaxis protein CheW: MNVQDITQTSQYLTFKLDNESYAMDITTVREVLDIIQITKVPQMPDFMCGVINLRGRVVPIVDLRLKFGLAEATPLKASCIVIIEVHLDGEQTILGILVDAVLEVISFEPDQIDPPPRIGTRLKTEFIKGMGKKDEEFIIILETAKVFSAQELAIVQATDEMPLSEMDDGEGTGEDSDDETQ; encoded by the coding sequence ATGAATGTACAGGACATCACCCAGACAAGCCAGTACCTGACATTTAAACTGGATAATGAAAGTTATGCCATGGATATCACCACAGTGCGTGAGGTGCTTGACATTATCCAGATCACTAAAGTGCCCCAGATGCCGGATTTCATGTGCGGGGTCATCAATCTGAGAGGCCGGGTGGTGCCCATTGTGGACCTTAGGCTTAAGTTTGGACTGGCAGAGGCAACGCCGTTAAAAGCGTCATGTATTGTGATCATCGAGGTTCATCTTGATGGAGAACAAACGATACTTGGGATCCTGGTGGATGCGGTTCTGGAGGTGATCAGTTTTGAGCCTGATCAGATTGATCCGCCGCCCAGGATCGGTACCCGGCTCAAGACCGAATTCATCAAAGGGATGGGGAAAAAAGATGAGGAGTTTATAATTATTCTTGAAACGGCTAAAGTTTTTTCTGCCCAGGAGCTTGCCATTGTCCAGGCAACGGATGAGATGCCCCTGTCTGAAATGGATGACGGTGAGGGAACCGGGGAAGACAGTGATGATGAGACGCAATAG
- a CDS encoding chemotaxis protein CheA: protein MTESNAFTEEFCSEAEELLAGVEDTVLDIEENPGDSEAVNRLFRAMHTIKGSGAMFGFDDISQFAHHVETVLDHVRNGTVPVTKTLIDLILVSRDRITAMLAQATGNGPPADPEQGEDIIASLKRLLGDDDTESTDEELSNDAVEDTSAPNEPQNEVIYRIRFSPAVDIFSTGMDPAMLLYDLADMGPCCIVAQTEKVPDLENLSPESCYLYWDIILTTDKGINAVKDVFIFVEDNCEIVIETVEDKVIPAEDVSVPRLGDILVARGDIDRAVVDEQFDSQQKIGERLVETGAVSKEKVKSALTEQTVVSKLHKSSAASTVRVPSDRLDKLINLVGELVISQARLTQVSAHKDDSELVESVEEIERLTGELRDSVLNIRMMPIGTIFNKFRRLVRDLSCQLNKKIELVTKGAETELDKTVLERLDEPLVHLIRNSLDHGIESPEVREQNGKPQKGTIILSASHKGTNVVITIQDDGVGLNAESIRQKAVDRGLIPENADLSNKKIFSQIFVPGFSTASEVTSVSGRGVGMDVVKKTIESLRGRLDIDSVPGEVTTITLILPLTLAIINGLLVRIGDDFFVLPLMSVKECVEIKSREIEKINGRNILNVRGDMVPYIRLRDQFHMTDQRPETEHVVITDVHNSRIGFVVDHVIGGHQTVIKPLGPAFKNVKNISGATILGDGTVALILDTNVLLESA from the coding sequence ATGACGGAATCCAATGCATTCACTGAGGAGTTCTGCAGCGAAGCCGAAGAACTTCTTGCAGGTGTTGAAGATACGGTTCTGGATATTGAAGAAAACCCCGGGGACTCGGAAGCTGTAAATAGATTGTTCCGCGCCATGCACACCATCAAGGGCTCCGGGGCCATGTTCGGGTTTGATGACATTTCCCAGTTTGCACATCATGTCGAAACGGTGTTGGATCACGTTCGGAATGGCACGGTGCCGGTTACCAAAACACTCATTGATCTGATCCTGGTCTCACGGGACCGCATTACGGCGATGCTTGCCCAGGCCACCGGTAACGGCCCGCCAGCAGATCCGGAACAGGGCGAAGATATCATTGCGTCCCTTAAACGCCTGCTTGGTGACGATGACACCGAATCAACAGATGAAGAATTGTCCAACGATGCAGTCGAGGATACATCGGCACCGAATGAACCACAAAACGAAGTCATTTATCGTATACGTTTTTCACCTGCCGTTGATATTTTTTCCACCGGTATGGATCCGGCCATGCTGCTCTATGATCTTGCTGATATGGGGCCGTGCTGCATTGTGGCCCAGACGGAAAAGGTGCCTGACCTGGAAAACCTTTCCCCAGAGTCATGCTATCTATACTGGGATATCATTTTAACCACTGACAAGGGAATCAATGCCGTCAAGGATGTTTTCATATTTGTGGAGGACAACTGCGAAATCGTCATTGAAACAGTTGAAGATAAGGTGATTCCAGCCGAGGATGTTTCGGTGCCGCGCCTGGGTGATATTCTTGTGGCGCGGGGGGATATTGATCGAGCTGTTGTGGACGAGCAGTTCGATTCCCAACAAAAAATAGGTGAACGACTGGTCGAAACCGGTGCCGTTTCCAAGGAAAAAGTCAAATCTGCGTTAACCGAACAAACGGTTGTCTCAAAACTGCATAAATCCTCTGCCGCCTCAACCGTGCGTGTGCCCTCAGACAGGCTTGACAAGCTGATCAACCTGGTGGGGGAACTTGTCATCAGTCAGGCCCGGTTGACCCAGGTGTCGGCACACAAAGATGATAGTGAATTGGTTGAGTCTGTGGAGGAGATTGAACGCCTGACCGGTGAGCTTAGGGACAGTGTGCTCAATATCAGGATGATGCCCATTGGTACCATATTCAATAAGTTCCGTCGCCTGGTGCGGGATCTCTCCTGCCAGCTCAACAAAAAGATTGAGCTTGTGACCAAAGGGGCTGAAACCGAACTTGATAAAACCGTATTGGAGCGCCTTGATGAGCCTCTGGTGCATTTGATCCGCAACAGTCTTGATCATGGTATTGAATCCCCTGAGGTGAGAGAACAAAACGGGAAGCCCCAAAAAGGAACTATTATCCTGTCCGCCAGCCACAAGGGAACCAATGTGGTGATTACGATCCAGGACGACGGGGTCGGGCTCAATGCAGAGTCCATCCGGCAAAAGGCTGTGGACAGAGGCTTGATTCCTGAAAATGCGGATTTATCCAATAAAAAGATATTCTCCCAGATTTTTGTGCCCGGGTTTTCCACCGCCAGTGAAGTCACAAGCGTCTCCGGCAGAGGTGTGGGGATGGATGTGGTCAAAAAAACCATTGAATCCTTAAGAGGTCGCCTTGATATTGACAGTGTTCCCGGTGAAGTGACCACCATCACCCTGATTCTTCCGTTAACCCTTGCAATTATAAATGGTCTGCTGGTTCGCATTGGGGATGATTTTTTTGTATTGCCTTTGATGTCCGTTAAAGAGTGTGTTGAGATAAAAAGCCGGGAGATCGAAAAAATTAACGGCAGAAATATTTTAAATGTTCGGGGGGATATGGTGCCTTATATCCGGCTTCGGGATCAATTTCACATGACGGATCAGCGTCCGGAGACCGAGCATGTGGTGATCACGGATGTCCATAACAGTCGTATCGGTTTTGTTGTGGACCATGTAATCGGGGGGCATCAGACTGTAATCAAACCTTTGGGACCGGCCTTTAAAAACGTTAAAAATATCTCCGGGGCCACCATCCTTGGGGACGGCACCGTGGCATTGATTTTAGACACCAATGTTCTTTTGGAAAGTGCATAG
- a CDS encoding response regulator, translating into MAKVIMTVDDSTSIRQMVGFTLSQVGYKVIEAVDGQDAVDKLTGMDIDMLLTDLNMPKKNGLDLIEWVRSIPKFKFIPIIMLTTESDTEMKQKGKAAGATGWIVKPFKPEQLLAVVKKVLR; encoded by the coding sequence ATGGCAAAGGTCATTATGACTGTGGATGATTCAACGAGTATAAGACAGATGGTCGGTTTTACGTTAAGTCAGGTCGGATACAAGGTGATTGAAGCCGTGGATGGACAGGATGCGGTCGATAAACTTACCGGCATGGACATTGATATGCTGTTGACCGATTTAAATATGCCTAAAAAAAATGGATTGGACCTGATTGAATGGGTCCGGTCCATACCAAAGTTTAAGTTCATCCCCATCATTATGCTGACAACCGAATCCGATACGGAAATGAAGCAAAAAGGCAAGGCCGCCGGTGCCACCGGATGGATCGTGAAACCCTTTAAACCAGAGCAGTTACTTGCCGTAGTAAAAAAAGTTCTTCGTTAA
- a CDS encoding STAS domain-containing protein: MVPTNPDDDGNLVIKIEGALTAYEVGELKVRLLKKMSNRQEIFLDIHDVTECDTLGIQLLLSAGKTAEKLNKTFRLTGDCRPIQDAISGMGLSPEDFPGFSKEA; this comes from the coding sequence ATGGTTCCCACGAATCCGGACGATGACGGCAACCTGGTGATTAAAATCGAGGGCGCTTTAACTGCGTATGAAGTGGGAGAACTTAAAGTACGTTTGTTGAAAAAAATGTCAAACCGCCAGGAAATTTTTTTGGATATTCATGATGTAACCGAATGTGACACATTGGGGATTCAGCTTTTATTATCGGCCGGAAAAACTGCTGAAAAGTTAAATAAAACATTTAGGCTTACAGGTGACTGCCGGCCGATTCAGGATGCGATATCCGGAATGGGGCTGTCGCCGGAAGACTTCCCCGGTTTCTCTAAGGAGGCTTAA
- a CDS encoding methyl-accepting chemotaxis protein, with product MSFKNLKIKMKIIIIVILSILISVTAVGGYALYSWIHQVHENISTFEQELEAETRQKLKDLVDTVYTMVTTVHSQAVSIEGIEKRYGPDLKNLVAGPYSMVARAYSQALEASGDSSRKKDQIMKTAQKNIASQIEALRYDTSNYFWINDTYPNMVMHPTVPALNGKDISRFTKNGKVIMAEGTNVPMFVEMVHLCEKSGEGYVSYTWPSPDDLGKWVRKLSYIRYFKPWNWIIGTGVYVDKTEPDAQSLSLSIISDMKYGDKDYFYIMDTQANILAHLDRETIGQNVLDKKDASGKFIFKEIIETAKSDGQGHINYSWPKIGSKKDTPKSAYFRYFKPWNWIIVTGVYTDEAQNKVERKRQQLNHMISKQILFTIATIFVLILTAFFGVRSIARKYIEQPLSSGIDVANKLAQGDLNIDIESDSEDEIGQLQKAMQHMVMSLSDIVDEVQSAVSNVAAGSEELSATSEQMSQGATEQAASAEEASAAMEQMSGNIRQNAENAQHTERLAVQAADDAEEGGQAVAQTVLAMREIADKILIIEEIARQTNMLALNAAIEAARAGDHGKGFAVVADAVRKLAERSQAAASEISNLSTLSVEIAENAGDILNKIVPDIRKTSELVQEINAASAEQSTGADQINTALQQLDQIIQQNASSSEEMSSTAEELSAQAEQLQQAIAYFKLERFSTRRHHPETSISQTGKTQMSLESGNSTTTSITNRQETQNQVRGVVLDMGEDALDDEFEKY from the coding sequence ATGAGTTTTAAAAACCTTAAAATCAAGATGAAAATCATCATCATCGTTATTTTATCCATTCTCATTTCCGTGACCGCTGTCGGGGGCTATGCCCTTTACAGTTGGATCCACCAGGTCCACGAAAACATCTCGACGTTTGAACAGGAGCTGGAGGCTGAGACCAGACAAAAACTAAAAGATTTGGTGGATACGGTTTATACCATGGTGACAACGGTACACAGTCAAGCTGTCAGCATTGAAGGTATTGAAAAACGATATGGCCCAGACCTGAAAAATCTTGTGGCAGGTCCCTATTCCATGGTCGCCAGGGCATATTCACAAGCCCTGGAGGCATCCGGTGACAGCAGCCGCAAAAAAGACCAGATTATGAAAACGGCCCAAAAAAATATTGCGTCCCAAATCGAAGCATTGCGTTATGACACCAGCAACTATTTCTGGATCAATGACACATACCCCAACATGGTTATGCATCCGACAGTGCCGGCCTTAAATGGAAAAGACATCTCCCGGTTTACCAAAAACGGGAAGGTCATTATGGCCGAAGGAACCAATGTCCCCATGTTTGTGGAGATGGTACATCTATGCGAGAAATCCGGGGAAGGGTATGTCAGTTATACGTGGCCATCACCCGATGATCTGGGCAAATGGGTAAGAAAACTGTCTTATATTCGTTACTTCAAGCCATGGAACTGGATCATCGGTACGGGCGTTTATGTTGATAAAACCGAACCCGATGCACAAAGCCTATCCCTAAGCATTATCTCTGATATGAAATACGGGGACAAAGATTATTTTTACATCATGGATACCCAGGCTAATATCCTGGCCCATTTGGACCGGGAAACCATCGGCCAAAACGTTCTTGACAAGAAAGACGCTTCGGGCAAATTCATCTTCAAAGAAATAATTGAAACGGCCAAATCAGACGGCCAGGGCCACATCAATTACAGCTGGCCCAAAATCGGATCAAAAAAAGATACACCCAAAAGCGCATATTTCAGATATTTCAAACCGTGGAACTGGATAATTGTTACAGGCGTATACACTGACGAGGCCCAAAATAAAGTCGAGAGAAAAAGACAACAACTCAATCATATGATTTCAAAGCAGATTCTCTTTACGATCGCAACTATTTTTGTATTAATTCTTACGGCGTTTTTTGGGGTTAGATCCATTGCCAGAAAATACATTGAACAGCCCCTTTCTTCGGGTATTGATGTGGCCAACAAGCTTGCCCAGGGAGATCTTAATATAGATATCGAGTCCGATAGCGAGGATGAAATCGGACAACTTCAAAAGGCGATGCAACATATGGTCATGTCCTTATCGGATATTGTCGATGAGGTCCAAAGTGCCGTCAGCAACGTTGCCGCCGGCAGCGAGGAACTCAGTGCCACATCCGAGCAGATGTCCCAGGGTGCCACGGAACAGGCGGCATCGGCTGAAGAGGCGTCGGCGGCCATGGAACAAATGTCCGGAAATATCAGACAGAACGCCGAAAATGCCCAGCATACGGAACGGTTGGCAGTCCAGGCCGCTGACGACGCCGAGGAAGGTGGCCAGGCTGTGGCCCAAACTGTTCTGGCCATGCGGGAAATTGCAGACAAAATTCTTATCATTGAAGAGATTGCAAGACAGACCAACATGCTGGCGTTGAATGCGGCCATTGAAGCCGCCCGGGCCGGGGACCACGGCAAGGGGTTTGCGGTGGTTGCAGATGCGGTCAGAAAGCTTGCTGAACGCAGCCAGGCGGCAGCCAGTGAAATCAGCAATCTGTCCACACTAAGTGTTGAAATTGCAGAAAATGCCGGAGACATACTCAACAAAATCGTTCCGGATATCCGTAAAACCTCGGAACTGGTTCAAGAGATCAATGCGGCATCTGCGGAACAAAGCACCGGCGCAGACCAGATAAATACGGCCCTGCAGCAACTGGATCAGATTATCCAGCAAAATGCCAGCTCTTCCGAAGAGATGTCCTCAACCGCAGAAGAACTCTCGGCCCAGGCAGAACAACTCCAACAGGCCATCGCTTACTTTAAGCTTGAACGATTCAGCACCAGGAGGCACCACCCGGAAACATCCATATCCCAAACCGGAAAAACACAAATGAGCCTGGAAAGCGGTAATTCCACAACTACGTCCATAACCAACAGACAGGAGACACAGAACCAGGTTCGCGGTGTTGTGCTGGACATGGGAGAAGATGCGCTGGATGATGAGTTTGAAAAATATTAG
- a CDS encoding integration host factor subunit alpha translates to MTCTKSTLIEKISDTFDQNPSQSKEVLETLIEIMKSTLASGEDIMISGFGKFQVIEKSPRKGRNPATGNAMILEKRRVVTFKCAGKLKNKINDKVQ, encoded by the coding sequence TTGACCTGTACCAAATCCACACTCATAGAAAAGATTTCAGATACATTTGACCAAAATCCATCTCAATCCAAAGAGGTCCTTGAAACGCTGATTGAAATCATGAAGTCCACCCTGGCGTCGGGTGAAGATATTATGATTTCCGGATTCGGGAAATTCCAGGTAATTGAAAAATCGCCCAGAAAGGGAAGAAACCCGGCAACAGGGAATGCCATGATCCTTGAAAAAAGACGGGTAGTCACCTTTAAATGCGCAGGCAAGCTTAAAAATAAAATCAATGATAAAGTTCAATAG
- a CDS encoding AAA family ATPase — protein MNQRTQILSDSGHINEVLKGVVDRVTFHNPDNGWSILKVLPFDRPGNRETVVVHQTKVFAGATMEFEGAWTVHPKFGRQFKAVHAREKKPATASALEKYLGSGLIKGVGPKTAKKIVGHFKDQTLDVFESDIERLVEVPGIAHKKLGMISAAWTEHRAIRDVMMFLQSHGISTLFSVRIFKEYGYNAIAWITQDPYRLASDFFGIGFFSADKVALSIGLETDSPPRIIAGIRHVLSAAREFGHCYLTFPQIKKQVQELLNLDLADQLETLLADMEAQRLLMRRDLPDDSGASVACYYARSLYFDERYVAKRLLDQGPERTFDQARIDRWVALFCKRFQMQLSDEQAAAVKGVVQQQFSVLTGGPGCGKTTATRVMVRLLEAMGQKVMLAAPTGRAAQRMGEVIGKPAKTIHRLLGWKAGGFKRDESSPLKTDFLVVDECSMLDINLTASLLKAVPRHSQVVFIGDYDQLPSVGAGNVLKDIIGSRAVPCFRLTQVFRQAQSSMIIKFAHQINQGRMPWIKSPFKYPAVWQDGTDCLFIDSDEVTKEQITFVNRVKRLYAGAGMETGRDGAVQNSAAPEGARDNDHGELYEFRVEEACSPWETEIEIPKKFAHVDLTRLAATENRIQELMAVVEKVHPWSSLHYGLSALDAVKKLYLEWIPKYLGKDAEIQILSPMTRGSLGTLSLNRDIQEGFNPMGPGKSQLTVGRRIFRTGDRVIHRKNNYDLGVFNGDIGVIDGINTMDITCTVRFLPDNRVVQYTQADIMELDLAYAITIHKSQGSEFEVVIIPVLTQHFKMLFRNLIYTGITRARKLAVFVGTRRALGMAVGNQDISRRQTALEALLTKAVRL, from the coding sequence ATGAATCAGAGAACACAGATATTGTCTGATTCCGGTCACATCAACGAGGTCCTGAAGGGAGTTGTGGACCGGGTCACATTCCATAACCCGGACAATGGCTGGTCCATACTCAAGGTGCTGCCCTTTGACCGTCCGGGAAACCGGGAAACCGTTGTGGTCCATCAGACCAAGGTGTTTGCCGGTGCCACCATGGAATTTGAGGGGGCATGGACAGTGCATCCAAAATTCGGCCGGCAGTTCAAAGCCGTCCATGCCCGGGAAAAAAAGCCGGCCACGGCATCGGCCCTGGAAAAATATCTTGGCTCCGGGCTGATTAAAGGTGTGGGGCCCAAAACCGCTAAAAAAATAGTGGGCCACTTTAAAGATCAGACCCTGGATGTGTTTGAGTCCGACATTGAGCGGCTTGTGGAAGTACCGGGAATTGCCCACAAAAAGCTTGGGATGATTTCAGCGGCCTGGACCGAGCACCGGGCCATCCGGGATGTGATGATGTTTCTGCAGTCCCACGGGATTTCCACCTTATTTTCCGTTCGTATATTTAAGGAATACGGTTACAATGCCATTGCCTGGATCACCCAGGATCCCTACCGCCTTGCGTCTGATTTTTTCGGCATCGGTTTTTTTTCTGCGGATAAGGTGGCCCTAAGCATCGGCCTTGAAACGGACAGTCCCCCAAGGATTATTGCCGGTATCCGGCATGTATTGTCCGCAGCCCGGGAGTTCGGACATTGTTATCTGACCTTTCCCCAGATTAAAAAACAGGTACAAGAGCTGCTCAATCTTGATCTGGCCGATCAGCTTGAAACCCTTTTGGCCGATATGGAGGCCCAGCGGCTTTTGATGCGCCGGGATCTGCCCGATGACAGCGGGGCGTCTGTGGCCTGTTATTATGCCCGGTCTCTCTATTTTGATGAGCGGTATGTGGCAAAACGTCTGTTGGATCAAGGTCCGGAACGCACCTTTGACCAGGCCCGCATTGACCGGTGGGTGGCATTGTTTTGCAAGCGTTTTCAGATGCAGCTTTCCGATGAACAGGCCGCAGCGGTCAAGGGGGTGGTTCAGCAGCAGTTTTCCGTGCTTACCGGCGGCCCCGGATGCGGAAAAACCACGGCCACGCGGGTGATGGTTCGTTTGCTGGAGGCCATGGGGCAAAAGGTGATGCTGGCCGCGCCCACGGGCCGGGCCGCCCAGCGCATGGGCGAGGTGATCGGAAAACCCGCCAAAACCATACACCGTCTTTTGGGCTGGAAAGCCGGCGGGTTTAAACGTGATGAAAGTTCCCCTTTGAAAACCGATTTTCTGGTGGTGGACGAATGCTCCATGCTCGATATCAATCTGACGGCCTCGCTGCTCAAAGCGGTGCCCCGGCACAGCCAGGTGGTCTTTATCGGGGATTATGACCAGTTGCCTTCGGTGGGGGCGGGCAACGTACTCAAGGATATCATCGGGTCCCGGGCCGTGCCCTGTTTCCGGCTCACCCAGGTGTTTCGCCAAGCCCAATCTTCCATGATAATAAAATTTGCCCACCAGATTAATCAGGGCAGAATGCCGTGGATCAAAAGTCCGTTTAAGTATCCGGCCGTCTGGCAGGACGGCACGGACTGTCTGTTCATTGATTCCGATGAAGTGACCAAAGAACAAATTACATTTGTCAACCGGGTTAAACGGCTGTATGCGGGTGCCGGCATGGAAACCGGGCGTGATGGTGCCGTCCAAAACAGCGCTGCCCCGGAAGGTGCCCGGGACAATGATCATGGAGAATTGTATGAGTTCAGGGTTGAAGAGGCGTGTTCACCCTGGGAGACTGAAATTGAGATCCCCAAGAAGTTTGCCCATGTGGATCTGACCCGCCTGGCGGCAACGGAAAATCGTATCCAAGAACTGATGGCGGTGGTGGAAAAGGTTCACCCATGGTCGTCTTTGCACTATGGGCTGTCCGCTCTGGATGCGGTGAAAAAATTGTATCTGGAGTGGATACCCAAATATCTGGGAAAAGATGCGGAGATCCAGATCCTTTCCCCCATGACCCGGGGCAGCCTGGGGACACTTTCTTTGAATCGTGATATCCAGGAGGGGTTTAATCCCATGGGACCGGGCAAATCCCAGCTCACGGTGGGCCGGCGGATATTCCGAACCGGTGACCGGGTGATCCACAGAAAAAACAACTATGATCTGGGGGTATTTAACGGGGATATTGGTGTCATTGACGGGATAAACACCATGGATATCACCTGTACGGTTCGGTTTCTGCCGGATAACCGGGTGGTGCAGTACACCCAGGCAGACATTATGGAGCTTGACCTGGCCTATGCCATCACCATCCATAAATCCCAGGGCAGTGAATTTGAGGTGGTGATCATCCCGGTATTAACCCAGCATTTTAAAATGCTTTTCCGAAACCTGATTTACACAGGTATTACCCGTGCCAGAAAACTGGCCGTTTTTGTGGGCACCCGAAGGGCGTTGGGTATGGCCGTGGGAAATCAGGATATCAGCCGCCGTCAGACCGCCCTTGAAGCCTTGCTTACCAAAGCGGTACGTCTATAG
- a CDS encoding carbonic anhydrase, with translation MKKTSLRLILCLLLTCMLAFAGCSGEEKKPKPSPDEVLQTLKDGNKRFLDGKSEYAHLDKQRMMQSSREDQGDYAIATVLASSDSRVPVEAIFDAGVMDLYVVRVPGNVCGPNQVSAIEYGIETVRTPVVLVLGNTQCASVTAVTRAMNGQDVKSKLPMLENIEPAVKSAMEKYPQAKGDEIIPLAIEENIYTSIRDLFTQSPATCDLVKAGKVKVVGAIYDVSDGLVYWLEDETIDGIFQEVTNPVEDTQALDTPAASDEAIPEASEINEEAAETHEDAVETIAPADAEEAVEAVEEAHDTEISHEAAPEDSEVHDVAPEAHEDAPGASEPAEADETPAEHEAHDSHSHS, from the coding sequence ATGAAAAAAACATCACTTCGGTTGATATTATGCCTACTGCTGACATGCATGCTCGCGTTTGCCGGTTGCTCAGGAGAAGAAAAGAAACCCAAACCCAGTCCGGATGAAGTGCTTCAAACGCTAAAGGATGGGAATAAACGTTTTCTCGATGGAAAGTCCGAATATGCGCACCTGGACAAACAACGGATGATGCAATCCAGCCGGGAAGATCAGGGAGACTATGCCATTGCCACCGTCCTGGCCTCTTCGGACTCCCGGGTGCCTGTCGAAGCGATTTTTGATGCCGGAGTTATGGATTTGTATGTTGTCCGTGTGCCCGGAAATGTATGTGGACCCAATCAAGTCAGTGCCATTGAATACGGTATCGAGACTGTCCGTACACCGGTTGTGCTTGTACTGGGCAATACACAATGTGCCTCGGTGACTGCCGTCACCCGGGCCATGAACGGACAGGATGTAAAAAGTAAACTGCCGATGCTTGAAAACATTGAACCAGCCGTCAAAAGCGCCATGGAAAAGTATCCCCAGGCAAAAGGCGATGAAATCATTCCCCTTGCCATTGAAGAAAACATCTATACCAGTATCCGGGATCTGTTCACGCAAAGTCCTGCCACATGCGACCTTGTCAAGGCAGGCAAAGTGAAAGTGGTTGGTGCCATCTATGATGTCAGTGACGGCTTGGTTTACTGGCTTGAGGATGAGACGATAGACGGCATTTTCCAGGAAGTAACCAACCCCGTGGAGGACACCCAGGCGCTGGATACCCCTGCAGCCTCCGATGAGGCGATTCCTGAAGCCTCTGAGATCAATGAAGAAGCTGCTGAGACCCATGAAGATGCAGTAGAAACCATTGCGCCGGCAGACGCCGAAGAAGCTGTTGAAGCTGTTGAAGAGGCCCACGACACTGAAATATCCCATGAGGCAGCCCCCGAAGATTCTGAAGTCCACGACGTCGCACCCGAAGCCCATGAAGATGCGCCTGGAGCTTCTGAACCGGCAGAAGCAGACGAAACGCCTGCTGAACATGAAGCCCATGACAGCCACAGCCATTCCTAA
- the tnpA gene encoding IS200/IS605 family transposase, translating to MNNDSSLSHSRWECKYHVVWIPKYRRKTLYGELRKYLGQVFKDLARSRECEIIEGHMMSDHVHMLISIPPKYSVAQVVGFIKGKSAIHIARNYLGHRRNFTGQQFWARGYHVSTVGRDEATIREYIRSQEKEDQRLEQLSLFK from the coding sequence ATGAATAACGATTCAAGCTTATCCCATAGCCGTTGGGAATGCAAATACCACGTTGTGTGGATTCCCAAATACCGTAGAAAGACTTTGTATGGAGAACTAAGGAAATATCTTGGACAAGTCTTTAAAGATTTGGCGCGTAGCAGGGAGTGTGAAATCATAGAAGGCCATATGATGTCAGATCATGTGCATATGTTGATCTCGATTCCTCCGAAATATTCGGTCGCGCAAGTCGTTGGGTTTATCAAGGGTAAAAGTGCGATCCATATAGCACGGAATTACCTGGGACATCGAAGAAATTTTACCGGGCAGCAATTTTGGGCCAGAGGTTATCATGTTTCAACCGTTGGTCGTGATGAGGCGACTATCCGGGAATATATCCGTTCTCAGGAGAAAGAGGATCAACGTTTAGAGCAACTGAGTTTGTTCAAATAG